A portion of the Pseudomonas protegens CHA0 genome contains these proteins:
- a CDS encoding cation acetate symporter: MIRRLFAALGLAAFAPALWAADALTGEVHKQPLNVSAIVMFVVFVGATLCITYWASKRNKSAADYYAAGGKITGFQNGLAIAGDYMSAASFLGISALVFTSGYDGLIYSIGFLVGWPIILFLIAERLRNLGKYTFADVASYRLGQTQIRTLSACGSLVVVAFYLIAQMVGAGKLIQLLFGLDYHVAVILVGILMCLYVLFGGMLATTWVQIIKAVLLLSGASFMALMVMKHVNFDFNTLFSEAIKVHPKGEAIMSPGGLVKDPISAFSLGLALMFGTAGLPHILMRFFTVSDAKEARKSVLYATGFIGYFYILTFIIGFGAILLVSTNPDFKDAAGALLGGNNMAAVHLANAVGGSVFLGFISAVAFATILAVVAGLTLAGASAVSHDLYASVIKKGKANEKDEIRVSKITTVALGVLAIGLGILFESQNIAFMVGLAFSIAASCNFPVLLLSMYWKKLTTRGAMIGGWMGLVSAVALMILGPTIWVQILHHEKAIFPYEYPALFSMIIAFIGIWFFSITDKSTAAVNERALFFPQFVRSQTGLGASGAVSH; this comes from the coding sequence ATGATCCGACGTCTATTCGCAGCACTCGGTCTTGCCGCCTTCGCTCCCGCCCTCTGGGCTGCAGATGCCTTGACGGGCGAAGTCCACAAGCAACCACTCAACGTATCGGCGATCGTGATGTTCGTGGTCTTCGTCGGTGCCACCCTGTGCATCACCTACTGGGCCTCCAAGCGCAACAAGTCGGCTGCCGACTATTACGCGGCGGGCGGCAAGATCACCGGCTTCCAGAACGGCCTGGCGATCGCTGGCGACTACATGTCCGCGGCGTCCTTCCTGGGGATTTCCGCCCTGGTGTTCACTTCCGGCTATGACGGCCTGATCTACTCCATCGGCTTCCTGGTGGGCTGGCCGATCATTCTGTTCCTGATCGCCGAGCGCCTGCGCAACCTGGGCAAGTACACCTTTGCCGACGTGGCGTCCTACCGCCTCGGGCAGACCCAGATCCGCACCCTGTCGGCCTGTGGCTCGCTGGTGGTGGTGGCGTTCTACCTGATCGCGCAGATGGTGGGTGCCGGCAAGCTGATCCAGCTGCTGTTCGGCCTCGACTACCATGTGGCGGTGATCCTGGTGGGCATCCTGATGTGCCTGTACGTGCTGTTCGGCGGCATGCTGGCCACGACCTGGGTGCAGATCATCAAGGCGGTGCTGTTGCTCTCCGGCGCGTCCTTCATGGCACTGATGGTGATGAAGCACGTCAACTTCGACTTCAACACCCTGTTCTCCGAAGCGATCAAGGTTCACCCCAAGGGTGAAGCGATCATGAGCCCCGGCGGCCTGGTGAAAGACCCGATCTCGGCGTTCTCCTTAGGTCTCGCGCTGATGTTCGGTACCGCTGGCCTGCCCCACATCCTGATGCGCTTCTTTACCGTCAGCGATGCCAAGGAAGCTCGCAAGAGCGTGCTCTATGCCACTGGCTTCATCGGCTACTTCTACATCCTGACCTTCATCATCGGCTTCGGCGCGATCCTGCTGGTAAGCACCAACCCGGACTTCAAGGATGCCGCAGGCGCCTTGCTGGGCGGCAACAACATGGCGGCGGTGCACCTGGCCAACGCAGTGGGCGGCAGCGTGTTCCTCGGCTTCATTTCGGCCGTGGCCTTCGCCACCATCCTGGCGGTCGTTGCAGGCCTGACCCTGGCTGGCGCCTCGGCGGTGTCCCATGACCTGTATGCCAGCGTGATCAAGAAGGGCAAGGCCAACGAGAAGGACGAGATCCGCGTTTCCAAGATCACCACCGTGGCATTGGGCGTACTGGCCATCGGCCTGGGCATTCTCTTTGAAAGCCAGAACATCGCGTTCATGGTTGGCTTGGCGTTCTCCATTGCCGCCAGCTGCAACTTCCCGGTACTGCTGCTTTCCATGTACTGGAAGAAGCTCACCACCCGTGGCGCCATGATTGGCGGCTGGATGGGCCTGGTGAGTGCCGTGGCGCTGATGATCCTCGGCCCGACCATCTGGGTGCAGATCCTGCATCACGAGAAGGCGATCTTCCCGTACGAGTACCCGGCGCTGTTCTCGATGATCATCGCCTTCATCGGTATCTGGTTCTTCTCCATCACCGACAAGTCGACCGCGGCGGTCAACGAGCGGGCGCTGTTCTTCCCGCAGTTCGTGCGTTCGCAGACCGGCCTGGGTGCCAGTGGGGCGGTGTCGCACTAA
- the gltA gene encoding citrate synthase, whose amino-acid sequence MADKKAQLIIEGAAPVELPILTGTVGPDVIDVRGLTATGRFTFDPGFMSTASCESKITYIDGDNGILLHRGYPIEQLAEKSDYLETCYLLLNGELPTAEQKAQFVSTVKNHTMVHEQLKSFFNGFRRDAHPMAVMCGVVGALSAFYHDSLDINNPQHREISAVRLVAKMPTLAAMVYKYSMGQPMMYPRNDLSYAENFLHMMFNTPCEIKPISPVLAKAMDRIFILHADHEQNASTSTVRLAGSSGANPFACIAAGIAALWGPAHGGANEAVLTMLDEIGDVSNIDKFIAKAKDKNDPFKLMGFGHRVYKNRDPRATVMKQTCDEVLKELGINNDPQLELAMRLEEIALTDPYFIERSLYPNVDFYSGIILKAIGIPTSMFTVIFALARTVGWISHWKEMLSSPYKIGRPRQLYTGYESRDITKLEDRK is encoded by the coding sequence ATGGCTGACAAAAAAGCGCAGTTGATCATCGAGGGCGCAGCCCCCGTCGAGCTGCCCATTTTAACCGGCACCGTTGGTCCCGATGTAATCGATGTTCGGGGTCTGACGGCCACGGGCCGCTTCACTTTTGACCCGGGTTTCATGTCGACCGCCTCCTGCGAGTCGAAAATCACCTACATCGACGGCGACAACGGCATTCTGCTGCATCGCGGCTACCCGATCGAACAGCTGGCCGAGAAATCGGACTACCTGGAAACCTGCTACCTGCTGCTCAACGGTGAATTGCCCACCGCTGAACAGAAGGCCCAGTTCGTCAGCACCGTGAAGAACCACACCATGGTTCACGAACAGCTCAAGAGCTTCTTCAACGGTTTCCGTCGCGACGCCCACCCGATGGCGGTGATGTGCGGCGTAGTCGGTGCCCTGTCGGCGTTCTACCACGACTCCCTGGACATCAATAACCCGCAGCACCGCGAAATCTCCGCCGTGCGCCTGGTGGCCAAGATGCCGACCCTGGCAGCGATGGTCTACAAGTACTCCATGGGCCAGCCGATGATGTACCCGCGCAACGACCTGTCGTACGCGGAAAACTTCCTGCACATGATGTTCAACACCCCGTGCGAGATCAAACCGATCAGCCCGGTACTGGCCAAGGCAATGGACCGGATCTTCATCCTCCATGCCGACCACGAACAGAACGCCTCGACGTCCACCGTGCGCCTGGCGGGCTCCTCGGGTGCCAACCCGTTCGCCTGTATCGCTGCCGGTATCGCTGCACTCTGGGGTCCGGCCCACGGCGGTGCCAACGAAGCGGTACTGACCATGCTCGACGAAATTGGCGATGTCTCGAACATCGACAAGTTCATCGCCAAGGCCAAGGACAAGAACGATCCGTTCAAGCTCATGGGCTTCGGTCACCGCGTGTACAAAAACCGCGACCCGCGCGCCACCGTGATGAAACAGACCTGCGACGAAGTACTCAAGGAACTGGGCATCAACAACGATCCGCAACTCGAACTGGCCATGCGCCTGGAAGAGATCGCCCTGACCGACCCATACTTCATCGAGCGCTCGCTGTACCCGAACGTCGACTTCTACTCGGGGATCATCCTCAAGGCGATCGGCATTCCAACCAGCATGTTCACCGTGATCTTCGCCCTGGCGCGGACCGTCGGCTGGATCTCGCACTGGAAGGAAATGCTCTCCAGCCCGTACAAGATCGGCCGTCCACGCCAGTTGTACACCGGCTACGAGTCGCGTGACATCACCAAACTGGAAGACCGCAAATAA
- the sdhC gene encoding succinate dehydrogenase, cytochrome b556 subunit produces MKKAVNSQRPVNLDLRTIKLPITGVTSFLHRVSGIILFLGIGIMLYALSKSLGSEEGYAEVKACLTSPLAKFVAWGLLSALLYHLVAGVRHLIMDMGIGETLEGGKLGSKIVIAVSVVVIVLAGVWIW; encoded by the coding sequence GTGAAAAAAGCCGTGAATAGCCAACGACCTGTAAACCTAGACCTAAGGACCATCAAACTCCCCATCACCGGCGTTACGTCGTTTCTCCACCGTGTTTCCGGCATCATCCTCTTCCTGGGCATCGGCATCATGCTTTATGCATTGAGCAAATCCCTGGGCTCCGAGGAAGGCTATGCCGAGGTGAAGGCGTGCTTGACCAGTCCGCTGGCCAAATTCGTTGCATGGGGCCTCCTGTCCGCCTTGCTGTATCACTTGGTGGCCGGTGTACGCCATCTGATTATGGACATGGGCATCGGTGAGACGCTGGAAGGCGGCAAGCTGGGCTCGAAAATCGTTATCGCCGTATCCGTGGTGGTAATCGTTCTGGCGGGAGTTTGGATATGGTAA
- the sdhD gene encoding succinate dehydrogenase, hydrophobic membrane anchor protein yields MVTSVTNLSRSGLYDWMAQRVSAVVLAAYFIFLIGYLVANPGIDYTQWHGLFANNWMRIFSLLAMVALGAHAWVGMWTISTDYLTPMALGKSATAVRFLFQAVCGVAMFAYFVWGVQILWGI; encoded by the coding sequence ATGGTAACCAGCGTTACGAACCTGTCGCGTTCGGGCCTTTATGACTGGATGGCACAGCGTGTGTCTGCGGTCGTTCTCGCGGCTTATTTCATTTTCCTGATCGGATACCTCGTAGCGAATCCGGGCATTGACTACACCCAGTGGCATGGCCTGTTCGCAAACAACTGGATGCGTATCTTCAGTCTGCTGGCCATGGTGGCCCTGGGCGCTCACGCCTGGGTCGGCATGTGGACCATCTCGACTGACTACCTGACGCCGATGGCGCTGGGCAAGTCGGCCACAGCAGTACGTTTCCTTTTCCAGGCAGTATGCGGCGTCGCGATGTTCGCTTACTTCGTCTGGGGTGTGCAGATTCTCTGGGGTATCTGA
- the sdhA gene encoding succinate dehydrogenase flavoprotein subunit — translation MANIPTISFDAIIIGGGGAGMRAALQLAQGGHKTAVITKVFPTRSHTVSAQGGITCAIASADPNDDWRWHMYDTVKGSDYIGDQDAIEYMCQEGPAAVFELDHMGLPFSRTETGRIYQRPFGGQSKDYGKGGQAARTCAASDRTGHALLHTLYQGNLKAGTTFLNEWYAVDLVKNQDGAFVGVIAICIETGETTYIRSKATVLATGGAGRIYASTTNALINTGDGVGMALRAGVPVQDIEMWQFHPTGIAGAGVLVTEGCRGEGGYLINKHGERFMERYAPNAKDLAGRDVVARSMVKEIIAGNGCGPNGDHVMLKLDHLGEEVLHSRLPGICELSKTFAHVDPVVAPVPVVPTCHYMMGGVATNIHGQAITQNAAGEDTIIPGLFAVGEVACVSVHGANRLGGNSLLDLVVFGRAAGLHLEKALTDGIEYRDASDTDVDVALNRLAKLNERTTGEDVATLRRELQNCMQNYFGVFRTGEYMQKGIAQLADLRERIANVKINDKSQAFNTARIEALELQNLLEVAEATAIAAEVRKESRGAHAREDFEDRDDENWLCHTLYFPGEKRVAKRAVNFSPKTVPTFEPKVRTY, via the coding sequence ATGGCTAACATTCCAACCATTTCTTTCGACGCCATCATCATTGGCGGCGGCGGCGCCGGCATGCGTGCCGCACTGCAGCTGGCCCAGGGCGGCCACAAGACTGCGGTGATCACCAAGGTGTTCCCGACCCGTTCGCACACTGTGTCTGCCCAGGGCGGCATCACTTGCGCGATCGCCTCGGCGGACCCGAACGATGACTGGCGCTGGCACATGTACGATACCGTCAAGGGTTCCGACTACATCGGTGACCAGGACGCTATCGAATACATGTGTCAGGAAGGCCCGGCTGCGGTCTTCGAACTGGACCACATGGGGCTGCCGTTCTCCCGTACCGAAACCGGTCGTATCTACCAGCGTCCTTTCGGCGGTCAGTCCAAGGACTACGGCAAGGGCGGCCAGGCTGCTCGTACCTGCGCAGCGTCCGACCGTACCGGTCACGCACTGCTGCACACCCTTTATCAGGGCAACCTGAAAGCCGGCACCACCTTCCTCAACGAGTGGTACGCGGTCGATCTGGTGAAGAACCAGGACGGCGCCTTTGTCGGCGTGATCGCTATCTGCATCGAAACCGGCGAAACCACCTACATCCGCTCCAAGGCCACCGTTCTGGCCACCGGCGGTGCAGGTCGTATCTACGCCTCCACCACCAACGCCCTGATCAATACCGGTGACGGCGTTGGTATGGCGCTGCGTGCTGGCGTTCCGGTGCAAGACATCGAAATGTGGCAGTTCCACCCGACCGGCATTGCGGGCGCCGGTGTACTGGTAACCGAAGGTTGCCGTGGTGAGGGTGGTTACCTGATCAACAAGCATGGCGAGCGTTTCATGGAGCGTTATGCTCCTAACGCCAAAGACCTGGCTGGCCGCGACGTTGTTGCGCGCTCCATGGTCAAGGAAATCATCGCCGGCAACGGCTGTGGCCCGAACGGCGACCACGTGATGCTCAAGCTCGACCACCTGGGCGAGGAAGTGCTGCACAGCCGCCTGCCAGGTATCTGCGAGCTGTCCAAGACGTTTGCGCACGTTGACCCGGTGGTTGCTCCGGTTCCGGTCGTTCCAACCTGCCACTACATGATGGGCGGCGTTGCTACCAACATTCATGGCCAGGCCATCACACAGAACGCCGCTGGCGAAGACACCATCATCCCTGGCCTGTTCGCAGTGGGTGAAGTGGCTTGCGTATCGGTACACGGCGCCAACCGTCTGGGCGGCAACTCGCTGCTGGACCTGGTGGTGTTCGGCCGTGCAGCCGGTCTGCACCTGGAAAAAGCGCTGACCGACGGTATCGAATACCGCGACGCCAGCGACACCGACGTTGATGTTGCCCTGAACCGCCTGGCCAAGCTCAACGAGCGCACCACCGGTGAAGACGTTGCAACCCTGCGTCGCGAGCTGCAGAACTGCATGCAGAACTACTTCGGTGTATTCCGTACCGGCGAATACATGCAGAAGGGTATCGCCCAGCTGGCTGACCTGCGCGAGCGTATCGCCAACGTCAAGATCAACGACAAGTCTCAAGCTTTCAACACTGCGCGTATCGAAGCACTTGAGTTGCAGAACCTGCTGGAAGTGGCCGAAGCCACTGCCATCGCTGCCGAAGTGCGCAAAGAGTCCCGCGGCGCTCACGCCCGTGAAGACTTCGAAGACCGTGACGACGAAAACTGGCTGTGCCACACCCTGTACTTCCCGGGTGAGAAGCGCGTTGCCAAGCGTGCGGTCAACTTCTCGCCGAAGACTGTTCCGACTTTCGAACCAAAAGTCCGGACTTACTAA
- a CDS encoding succinate dehydrogenase iron-sulfur subunit → MLQVEVYRYNPDTDSAPKTQVFQVDTGGKDLMVLDVLALIKEQDEGFSYRRSCREGVCGSDGMNINGKNGLACITPLSAVVKKNKLVVRPLPGLPVIRDLVVDMSIFYKQYEKVKPFLQNDTPAPAIERLQSPEEREKLDGLYECILCACCSTSCPSFWWNPDKFLGPAALLQAYRFLADSRDTKTSERLASLDDPFSVFRCRGIMNCVNVCPKGLNPTKAIGHIRNMLLQSGV, encoded by the coding sequence ATGTTGCAAGTTGAAGTTTATCGTTACAACCCTGACACCGACTCGGCTCCGAAAACCCAGGTTTTCCAGGTAGACACCGGTGGCAAGGACTTGATGGTGCTGGACGTGCTGGCCCTGATCAAAGAGCAGGACGAAGGTTTTTCCTACCGTCGTTCCTGCCGTGAAGGCGTTTGCGGTTCCGATGGCATGAACATCAACGGCAAGAACGGTCTGGCGTGCATCACGCCGCTGTCTGCCGTGGTCAAGAAGAACAAGCTGGTTGTTCGCCCGCTGCCAGGTCTGCCGGTTATCCGTGACCTGGTCGTCGATATGAGCATCTTCTACAAGCAATACGAGAAGGTGAAGCCATTCCTGCAGAACGATACGCCGGCTCCGGCCATCGAACGTCTGCAGTCCCCGGAAGAGCGCGAGAAGCTCGACGGTCTGTACGAGTGCATCCTGTGCGCTTGCTGCTCGACCTCTTGCCCGTCCTTCTGGTGGAACCCGGACAAGTTCCTGGGTCCAGCTGCCCTGCTGCAAGCCTACCGCTTCCTGGCAGACAGCCGTGACACCAAGACGTCCGAGCGTCTGGCTTCCCTGGACGACCCGTTCAGCGTATTCCGCTGCCGGGGCATCATGAACTGCGTCAACGTTTGTCCGAAGGGCCTGAACCCGACTAAGGCCATCGGTCACATTCGTAACATGCTGCTGCAGAGTGGCGTGTGA
- a CDS encoding 2-oxoglutarate dehydrogenase E1 component, producing MQESVMQRMWNSAYLSGSNAAYVEELYELYLHDPNAVPEEWRTYFQKLPTDGSTAIDVSHSTIRDHFVLLAKNQRRAQPVSAGSVSSEHEKKQVEVLRLIQAYRMRGHQAAQLDPLGLWQRPAPADLSINHYGLTNADLDTTFRAGDLFIGKEEASLREIHEALQQTYCRTIGAEFTHITDSEQRQWFQQRLESVRGRPTYSADIKSHLLERVTAAEGLEKYLGTKYPGTKRFGLEGGESLIPMLDELIQRSGSYGTKEVVIGMAHRGRLNVLVNTFGKNPRELFDEFEGKKKVELGSGDVKYHQGFSSNVMTTGGEVHLAMAFNPSHLEIVSPVVEGSVRARQDRRNDQTGDKVLPISIHGDAAFAGQGVVMETFQMSQTRGFRTGGTVHIVINNQVGFTISNPLDSRSTEYATDVAKMIQAPILHVNGDDPEAVLFVTQLAIDYRMQYKRDVVIDLVCYRRRGHNEADEPSGTQPLMYQQIAKQRTTRELYADRLTQGGVLDAERVQAKVDEYRNALDNGLHVVKSLVKEPNKELFVDWRPYLGHTWTARHDTTFDLKTLQELSAKLLELPEGFVVQRQVAKIYEDRQKMQAGGLPINWGYAETMAYATLAFEGHPIRMTGQDIGRGTFSHRHAVLHNQKDAGTYIPLQHLYEGQPRFDLYDSFLSEEAVLAFEYGYSTTTPNALVIWEAQFGDFANGAQVVIDQFITSGEHKWGRLCGLTMLLPHGYEGQGPEHSSARLERYLQLCAEHNIQVCVPTTPAQIYHLLRRQVIRPLRKPLVVLTPKSLLRHKLAISTLEDLAEGSFQTVIPEIDAQDPKDVGRIILCSGKVYYDLLEKRRAEGRDDIAIVRIEQLYPFPEDDLIEVLAPYKNVKHIVWCQEEPMNQGAWYCSQHHMRRIISGHNKSLVLEYAGRDASAAPACGYASMHAEQQEKLLQDAFTV from the coding sequence ATGCAAGAAAGCGTGATGCAGCGCATGTGGAACAGCGCCTACCTATCCGGTAGTAACGCTGCCTATGTGGAAGAGCTCTACGAGCTCTACCTGCACGACCCTAACGCTGTGCCAGAAGAGTGGCGCACTTACTTTCAGAAGTTGCCTACCGACGGCAGCACTGCCATCGATGTTTCGCACTCGACAATCCGCGATCATTTCGTCTTGCTGGCAAAGAACCAGCGCCGCGCCCAACCGGTATCCGCCGGTAGCGTGAGCAGTGAGCACGAGAAGAAGCAAGTTGAAGTGCTGCGATTGATCCAGGCCTATCGGATGCGTGGCCACCAGGCAGCCCAGCTGGACCCGCTGGGGCTGTGGCAGCGTCCTGCACCTGCAGACCTGTCGATCAATCATTACGGCTTGACCAATGCCGATCTTGATACGACCTTCCGTGCCGGCGACCTGTTCATCGGCAAAGAGGAAGCGAGCCTACGCGAAATTCACGAAGCGTTGCAGCAGACATATTGCCGCACCATTGGCGCTGAATTCACGCACATCACCGATTCCGAGCAGCGTCAGTGGTTCCAGCAGCGTCTGGAAAGCGTACGCGGCCGTCCGACCTATTCCGCCGACATCAAGAGCCACCTGCTCGAGCGCGTCACTGCGGCTGAAGGCCTGGAAAAATACCTGGGTACCAAATACCCGGGCACCAAGCGTTTCGGTCTGGAAGGCGGCGAGAGCCTGATTCCGATGCTCGACGAGCTGATCCAGCGTTCCGGTTCCTACGGCACCAAGGAAGTGGTTATCGGCATGGCCCACCGTGGCCGTCTGAACGTGCTGGTCAACACCTTCGGCAAGAACCCGCGCGAGCTGTTCGACGAGTTCGAAGGCAAGAAGAAGGTCGAGCTGGGTTCCGGTGACGTTAAATACCACCAGGGCTTCTCGTCCAACGTCATGACCACCGGTGGCGAAGTTCACCTGGCGATGGCGTTCAACCCGTCCCACCTGGAAATCGTTTCTCCAGTGGTCGAAGGTTCGGTGCGCGCTCGTCAGGACCGTCGCAACGACCAGACCGGCGACAAGGTTCTGCCGATCTCGATCCACGGTGACGCGGCGTTCGCCGGCCAGGGCGTGGTGATGGAAACCTTCCAGATGTCCCAGACCCGCGGTTTCCGTACCGGCGGCACTGTGCACATCGTGATCAACAACCAGGTCGGTTTCACCATCAGCAACCCGCTGGACTCGCGCTCCACCGAGTACGCCACCGACGTTGCGAAGATGATCCAGGCACCGATCCTCCATGTGAATGGTGATGATCCGGAAGCCGTGTTGTTCGTGACCCAGCTGGCCATCGACTACCGCATGCAGTACAAGCGCGACGTGGTGATCGACCTGGTCTGCTACCGTCGTCGCGGCCACAACGAGGCCGACGAGCCAAGCGGCACCCAGCCACTGATGTATCAGCAGATCGCCAAGCAGCGCACCACCCGTGAACTGTATGCCGATCGCCTGACCCAGGGCGGTGTGCTCGACGCAGAGCGTGTTCAGGCGAAAGTCGACGAATACCGCAACGCGCTGGACAACGGTCTGCACGTGGTCAAGAGCCTGGTCAAGGAGCCGAACAAAGAGCTGTTCGTGGACTGGCGTCCGTACCTGGGCCATACCTGGACCGCGCGTCACGACACCACCTTCGACCTCAAGACTCTTCAGGAACTGTCCGCCAAGCTGCTGGAGCTGCCGGAAGGCTTCGTGGTTCAGCGTCAGGTCGCGAAGATCTACGAAGACCGTCAGAAGATGCAAGCCGGCGGCCTGCCGATCAACTGGGGTTACGCTGAAACCATGGCGTACGCGACCCTGGCGTTCGAAGGTCACCCGATTCGCATGACCGGCCAGGACATCGGCCGCGGCACCTTCTCGCACCGCCATGCGGTGTTGCACAACCAGAAGGACGCCGGCACCTACATCCCGTTGCAGCACCTGTACGAAGGCCAGCCACGTTTCGACCTGTACGATTCGTTCCTGTCCGAAGAAGCCGTACTGGCGTTCGAATACGGCTACTCCACCACCACGCCTAACGCGCTGGTGATCTGGGAAGCCCAGTTCGGCGACTTCGCCAACGGTGCACAAGTAGTGATCGACCAGTTCATCACCAGCGGCGAGCACAAGTGGGGCCGTCTCTGCGGTCTGACCATGCTGCTGCCACACGGTTATGAAGGTCAGGGTCCCGAGCACTCCTCGGCTCGTCTGGAGCGTTACCTGCAGCTGTGCGCCGAGCACAACATCCAGGTATGCGTACCGACCACGCCGGCTCAGATCTACCACTTGCTGCGTCGCCAGGTGATTCGTCCGCTGCGCAAGCCGCTGGTCGTGCTGACACCGAAATCCCTGCTGCGTCATAAACTGGCCATCTCGACCCTGGAAGATCTGGCGGAAGGTTCGTTCCAGACCGTTATCCCGGAAATCGATGCCCAGGATCCAAAAGACGTGGGTCGCATCATTCTGTGTAGCGGCAAGGTCTACTACGACCTGTTGGAAAAACGCCGTGCCGAAGGTCGTGACGACATCGCCATCGTGCGTATCGAGCAGCTGTACCCATTCCCTGAGGACGACTTGATCGAAGTCCTGGCTCCGTACAAAAACGTCAAACACATCGTTTGGTGTCAGGAAGAGCCGATGAACCAGGGTGCCTGGTACTGCAGCCAGCATCACATGCGTCGCATCATCAGCGGTCACAACAAGTCGCTCGTACTCGAGTACGCGGGCCGTGACGCTTCTGCTGCTCCAGCTTGTGGTTATGCATCGATGCACGCTGAGCAGCAGGAAAAACTGCTGCAAGATGCCTTTACTGTTTAA
- the odhB gene encoding 2-oxoglutarate dehydrogenase complex dihydrolipoyllysine-residue succinyltransferase: MAIEIKAPTFPESVADGTVATWHKQPGDAVKRDELIVDIETDKVVLEVLATADGVLGAIVKNEGDTVLSDEVLGSIVEGGAAAAAAAPAAAAAPAAAAAAPAAADGEDDPIAAPAARKLAEENGINIASVAGTGKGGRVTKEDVVAAVAAKKAAPAAAPAKAPAPAAAAPVFAAGDRVEKRVPMTRLRAKVAERLVEAQSNMAMLTTFNEVDMTEVMALRSKYKDLFEKSHNGVRLGFMSFFVKAATEALKRFPAVNASIDGSDIVYHGYADIGVAVSSDRGLVVPVLRNAELMSLAEIEGGIATFGKKARDGKLSMEEMTGGTFTITNGGTFGSMMSTPIVNPPQAAILGMHNILQRPMAINGQVVIRPMMYLALSYDHRLIDGKEAVTFLVTIKNLLEDPARLLLDI; this comes from the coding sequence ATGGCTATCGAGATCAAAGCCCCCACTTTCCCGGAATCGGTTGCCGATGGCACCGTTGCCACCTGGCACAAGCAACCGGGCGACGCCGTCAAGCGTGACGAGCTGATCGTTGACATCGAGACCGACAAGGTCGTGCTGGAAGTTCTGGCCACCGCTGACGGCGTGCTGGGCGCTATCGTCAAGAACGAAGGCGACACCGTTCTGTCCGACGAAGTCCTGGGCTCCATCGTTGAAGGCGGCGCTGCTGCCGCTGCCGCTGCTCCTGCTGCCGCCGCCGCTCCGGCCGCCGCCGCTGCTGCCCCGGCTGCTGCCGATGGCGAAGACGATCCAATCGCTGCTCCTGCCGCGCGCAAGCTGGCTGAAGAAAACGGTATCAACATCGCTTCCGTTGCCGGTACCGGCAAAGGCGGCCGTGTGACCAAGGAAGACGTGGTCGCTGCTGTTGCCGCGAAGAAAGCCGCTCCGGCTGCCGCGCCTGCCAAGGCTCCGGCTCCTGCCGCTGCTGCTCCGGTCTTCGCTGCCGGTGATCGCGTCGAGAAGCGCGTGCCTATGACCCGCCTGCGTGCCAAGGTTGCCGAGCGTCTGGTTGAAGCCCAGTCGAACATGGCGATGCTGACCACCTTCAACGAAGTCGACATGACTGAAGTCATGGCCCTGCGTTCGAAGTACAAGGATCTGTTCGAGAAGTCCCACAATGGCGTACGCCTGGGCTTCATGTCGTTCTTCGTCAAGGCCGCCACCGAAGCCCTGAAGCGCTTCCCGGCTGTCAACGCCTCGATCGACGGTTCCGACATCGTCTACCACGGCTATGCCGACATCGGTGTTGCGGTCTCCAGCGACCGTGGCCTGGTGGTTCCGGTTCTGCGTAACGCCGAACTGATGAGCCTGGCCGAAATCGAAGGCGGCATCGCCACCTTCGGCAAGAAGGCCCGTGACGGCAAGCTGTCGATGGAAGAGATGACCGGTGGTACTTTCACCATCACCAACGGTGGTACTTTCGGTTCGATGATGTCGACCCCGATCGTCAACCCGCCACAAGCCGCGATCCTGGGCATGCACAACATTCTGCAGCGTCCTATGGCGATCAACGGTCAAGTGGTCATCCGTCCGATGATGTACCTGGCGCTGTCCTACGATCACCGCCTGATCGACGGTAAAGAAGCCGTGACGTTCCTGGTGACCATCAAGAACCTGCTGGAAGACCCGGCTCGTCTGCTCCTGGACATCTAA